A region from the Podarcis raffonei isolate rPodRaf1 chromosome 11, rPodRaf1.pri, whole genome shotgun sequence genome encodes:
- the MIER3 gene encoding mesoderm induction early response protein 3 isoform X2 has product MLVHDYDDERTLEEEEMMDEGKNFGSEIEDLEKEGSMPLEDLLAFYGYEPTIPVIASSSADSSPSELADELPDMTLDKEEIAKDLLSGDDEETQSSADDLTPSVTSHETTDFFPRPLRSNTTCDGDKESDGEDVEVDAGNSSEDLRKEIMIGAQYQAEIPPYLGKSSSDYEKAYKHEDQLLWQPDMISENKVREYLFETSLRTGNEKTIGRIPEGMHTRDNEQALYELFKCNHNVKEAIERYCSNGKASQEMTAWTEEECRNFEHALLIYGKDFHLIQKNKVRTRTVAECVAFYYMWKKSERYDYFAQQTRFGKKRYNHHPGVTDYMDRLVDEAEALGGAVHSSAITSNSRSEPTPDQQLSILSSITANDLTALTNSVATVCHSTDVNCLDDAFPPLDSLPRTAVNHVPVVTEDLLNLPSNGESDCFNLFETGFYHSELNPMNMCNEESERPAKRLKMGIAVPESYMNDVSVNNLGVDFENHTHHITSAKMAVSVADFSSLSANETNGFISAHALHQHTALHSE; this is encoded by the exons ATGTTGGTACATGACTATGATGATGAAAGAACTCTTGAAGAGGAGGAAATGATGGATGAGGGCAAAAATTTCGGTTCTGAGATTGAAGACTTAGAAAAG GAAGGAAGCATGCCCTTAGAAGACTTATTGGCATTCTATGGCTATGAACCGACAATTCCAGTTATAGCAAGTTCCAGTGCAGATAGTTCCCCAAGTGAACTTGCAGATGAACTGCCAGACATGACTTTGGATAAA GAGGAAATAGCCAAAGACCTATTGTCAGGAGATGATGAAGAAACACAGTCTTCTGCTGATGATTTGACACCATCGGTTACTTCACATGAAACTACAGACTTTTTCCCTCGGCCTTTAAGAT CAAATACTACATGTGATGGTGATAAAGAATCTGATGGTGAAGATGTGGAAGTGGATGCGGGGAATTCATCTGAAGATTTGCGGAAG GAAATAATGATTGGTGCACAGTACCAAGCAGAAATTCCACCTTATTTGGGCAAGAGCAGCAGCGATTATGAAAAGG CATATAAACATGAAGACCAGCTACTTTGGCAGCCTGATATGATTTCAGAAAATAAAGTTAGAGAGTACCTTTTTGAGACCTCTTTGAGAACTGGAAATGAAAAAACGATTGGCAGAATTCCTGAGGGAATGCATACAAGAGATAATGAACAG GCACTCTATGAACTTTTCAAATGTAACCACAACGTAAAAGAAGCAATTGAGAGATATTGCTCCAACGGAAAGGCATCTCAAG AGATGACAGCCTGGACAGAAGAAGAATGTAGAAACTTTGAACATGCACTTCTGATTTATGGGAAAGATTTTCATCTCATACAAAAAAATAAG GTGAGAACAAGAACAGTTGCTGAATGTGTAGCATTTTACTACATGTGGAAGAAATCTGAACGATACGATTACTTTGCACAGCAAACTAGATTTGGAAAAAAGAGATACAACCACCATCCTGGAGTCAC GGACTATATGGACCGGTTGGTGGATGAAGCAGAAGCTCTTGGTGGAGCTGTACATTCTTCAGCCATAACGTCAAACAGCAGATCGGAGCCCACGCCTGACCAACAGCTAAGCATTCTGAGCTCTATCACTGCCAATGATTTGACAG CACTGACCAACAGTGTAGCCACAGTCTGCCACTCTACAGATGTGAACTGCTTAGATGATGCCTTCCCACCTCTGGACAGCTTGCCTCGGACAGCAGTTAATCATGTGCCTGTTGTAACAGAAGATTTGCTTAACTTGCCTAGTAATGGTGAAAGtgattgttttaatttatttgagaCTGGATTTTATCACTCCGAGTTAAACCCAATGAACATGTGCAACGAGGAGTCTGAAAGGCCTGCCAAGAGACTAaaaatgggaattgcagtcccagaATCGTATATGAATGATGTTTCTGTGAATAACTTGGGTGTTGATTTTGAGAATCACACGCATCACATTACCAGTGCCAAAATGGCAGTCTCAGTGGCTGACTTTAGCAGTCTATCTGCAAACGAGACAAATGGCTTTATTAGTGCTCATGCATTACACCAGCACACTGCCCTCCACTCAGAATGA
- the MIER3 gene encoding mesoderm induction early response protein 3 isoform X1: protein MAEASFGSSSPVGSLSSEDHDFDPTAEMLVHDYDDERTLEEEEMMDEGKNFGSEIEDLEKEGSMPLEDLLAFYGYEPTIPVIASSSADSSPSELADELPDMTLDKEEIAKDLLSGDDEETQSSADDLTPSVTSHETTDFFPRPLRSNTTCDGDKESDGEDVEVDAGNSSEDLRKEIMIGAQYQAEIPPYLGKSSSDYEKAYKHEDQLLWQPDMISENKVREYLFETSLRTGNEKTIGRIPEGMHTRDNEQALYELFKCNHNVKEAIERYCSNGKASQEMTAWTEEECRNFEHALLIYGKDFHLIQKNKVRTRTVAECVAFYYMWKKSERYDYFAQQTRFGKKRYNHHPGVTDYMDRLVDEAEALGGAVHSSAITSNSRSEPTPDQQLSILSSITANDLTALTNSVATVCHSTDVNCLDDAFPPLDSLPRTAVNHVPVVTEDLLNLPSNGESDCFNLFETGFYHSELNPMNMCNEESERPAKRLKMGIAVPESYMNDVSVNNLGVDFENHTHHITSAKMAVSVADFSSLSANETNGFISAHALHQHTALHSE from the exons ATGGCGGAG GCTTCCTTTGGGAGTTCGAGCCCAG TTGGCTCTTTATCTTCTGAGGATCATGACTTTGACCCTACAGCTGAAATGTTGGTACATGACTATGATGATGAAAGAACTCTTGAAGAGGAGGAAATGATGGATGAGGGCAAAAATTTCGGTTCTGAGATTGAAGACTTAGAAAAG GAAGGAAGCATGCCCTTAGAAGACTTATTGGCATTCTATGGCTATGAACCGACAATTCCAGTTATAGCAAGTTCCAGTGCAGATAGTTCCCCAAGTGAACTTGCAGATGAACTGCCAGACATGACTTTGGATAAA GAGGAAATAGCCAAAGACCTATTGTCAGGAGATGATGAAGAAACACAGTCTTCTGCTGATGATTTGACACCATCGGTTACTTCACATGAAACTACAGACTTTTTCCCTCGGCCTTTAAGAT CAAATACTACATGTGATGGTGATAAAGAATCTGATGGTGAAGATGTGGAAGTGGATGCGGGGAATTCATCTGAAGATTTGCGGAAG GAAATAATGATTGGTGCACAGTACCAAGCAGAAATTCCACCTTATTTGGGCAAGAGCAGCAGCGATTATGAAAAGG CATATAAACATGAAGACCAGCTACTTTGGCAGCCTGATATGATTTCAGAAAATAAAGTTAGAGAGTACCTTTTTGAGACCTCTTTGAGAACTGGAAATGAAAAAACGATTGGCAGAATTCCTGAGGGAATGCATACAAGAGATAATGAACAG GCACTCTATGAACTTTTCAAATGTAACCACAACGTAAAAGAAGCAATTGAGAGATATTGCTCCAACGGAAAGGCATCTCAAG AGATGACAGCCTGGACAGAAGAAGAATGTAGAAACTTTGAACATGCACTTCTGATTTATGGGAAAGATTTTCATCTCATACAAAAAAATAAG GTGAGAACAAGAACAGTTGCTGAATGTGTAGCATTTTACTACATGTGGAAGAAATCTGAACGATACGATTACTTTGCACAGCAAACTAGATTTGGAAAAAAGAGATACAACCACCATCCTGGAGTCAC GGACTATATGGACCGGTTGGTGGATGAAGCAGAAGCTCTTGGTGGAGCTGTACATTCTTCAGCCATAACGTCAAACAGCAGATCGGAGCCCACGCCTGACCAACAGCTAAGCATTCTGAGCTCTATCACTGCCAATGATTTGACAG CACTGACCAACAGTGTAGCCACAGTCTGCCACTCTACAGATGTGAACTGCTTAGATGATGCCTTCCCACCTCTGGACAGCTTGCCTCGGACAGCAGTTAATCATGTGCCTGTTGTAACAGAAGATTTGCTTAACTTGCCTAGTAATGGTGAAAGtgattgttttaatttatttgagaCTGGATTTTATCACTCCGAGTTAAACCCAATGAACATGTGCAACGAGGAGTCTGAAAGGCCTGCCAAGAGACTAaaaatgggaattgcagtcccagaATCGTATATGAATGATGTTTCTGTGAATAACTTGGGTGTTGATTTTGAGAATCACACGCATCACATTACCAGTGCCAAAATGGCAGTCTCAGTGGCTGACTTTAGCAGTCTATCTGCAAACGAGACAAATGGCTTTATTAGTGCTCATGCATTACACCAGCACACTGCCCTCCACTCAGAATGA